The Streptococcus suis DNA window GCATTGACAAGCAAAATGTGCTGGCAACGTCAAAATTATGGCGGAAGGTAGCGGATGAGGTGGCTAAGGACTACCCAGATGTGGTCTTGGAGCACCAGTTGGTGGATAGTGCAGCTATGCTCTTGATTACCAATCCTAGTCGATTTGATGTCTTGGTGACGGAAAATCTTTTCGGAGATATTTTGTCGGATGAGGCCAGCGTATTAACAGGAACGCTAGGGGTTCTGCCTTCTGCTAGTCATGCGGTGGCAGGTCCCAGTCTCTATGAACCTATCCATGGTTCGGCACCAGATATTGCAGGTCAGGGCATTGCCAATCCGGTCAGTATGATTCTATCTGTTGCCATGATGCTGGAAGAAAGTTTTGATTTGGTCCAAGCAGGTCAGACCATTCGCCAAGCTGTTGAAGCGGTCTTTGCACAGGGAATTTTTACTAAAGATCTAGGTGGTAGCGCCTCTACCAAAGAAATGACGGAGGCTATTATAGCCCAGATTGAAAGGAGATCGCCATGAGTGGAAAATCCATTTTCGATAAGCTCTGGGATCGCCATGTGATTACAGGGCAAGAAGGTCAACCCCAACTCCTTTATGTGGACCAGCACTATATCCATGAGGTGACTAGTCCCCAGGCCTTTGATGGTCTGCGAGAGGCTGGACGGCAAGTCCGTCGGCCAGAATTGACCTTTGGTACATTTGACCATAATGTTCCAACGGTTAATATTTATGATATTCGTGATGTCATTTCCAAGGCTCAGATGGATGCCTTAGCTCGCAATGTGGCGGAGTTCGGCATTCCACATGCGCCACATGGATCTGCCAACCAAGGCATTGTCCACATGGTGGGACCAGAGACTGGCTTGACCCAGCCAGGGAAATTCATCGTCTGTGGAGATAGCCATACGGCAACCCACGGAGCATTCGGTGCCATTGCCTTTGGAATTGGGACAACAGAAGTAGAGCATGTCTTTGCGACTCAAACGTTGTGGCAAGTCAAACCCAAAAAGCTCTTAGTACGGTTTACAGGTAAGCCGAAAAAGGGGATATACTCCAAGGATTATGTTCTGGCATTGATTGCTAAGTATGGTGTGGCACTGGGGGTTGGTTATGTAGTCGAGTATGTGGGTGAGGCTATTGATGCTCTGACCATGGAAGAACGGATGACGATTTGTAACATGTCTATCGAGTTCGGATCCAAGATGGGGATTATGAACCCAGATCAAATCACTTTTGATTATCTAGCAGACAAGGAAAAACGGCCTAAAGACTTTGAGGTAGCGGTAGCTGATTGGAAAACCCTGGTATCTGATTCAGATGCAGTTTATGATAAGGTCATTGAAATGGATGTTTCGAATCTGGCACCGATGGTAACATGGGGAACCAATCCTTCCATGGGAGTCTCGTTTGATGAGACCTTTCCTGAAGTTCGCGATATGAACGATGAACGAGCGTATAAGTACATGAACTTACAGCCTGGACAAAGTCCAAAGGACATCGAAATTGGCTATGTTTTCCTGGGGTCCTGTACCAATTCTCGTCTTTCTGACTTGAAGGTGGCCGCCAAGATTGTTGAAGGCAAACGTGTGGCAGATCATGTGACTGCAATTGTGGTTCCTGGTTCGAGGCCGGTTAAGTCAGCTGCAGAAGCACTAGGCTTAGACAAAATTTTCTTGGAAGCTGGCTTTGAATGGCGGGATCCTGGTTGCTCCATGTGTCTGGGTATGAACCCAGACAAGGTGCCGACAGGTGTCCACTGTGCATCGACTAGTAACCGAAACTTTGAGGATCGACAGGGTGTTGGATCTCGAACCCATCTTTGTAGTCCAGCCATGGCAGCAGCGGCAGCTATTGCAGGACGCTTTGTAGATGTTCGTGATTTGGAGGTGGTCTGATGGAAAAGTTTACAATCTACTCTGGGACGACTGTTCCACTCATGAATGACAACATTGATACCGATCAGATTTTGCCCAAGCAGTTTCTTAAGCTGATTGACAAGAAGGGTTTTGGCAAGTACCTCATGTATGAGTGGCGTTATTTGGATAACAAGTACACTGAGGACCCTGATTTTATCTTTAATACGGCACCATATCGTCAGGCAACGATCTTGATTACAGGGGATAACTTTGGGGCAGGTTCGTCTAGGG harbors:
- the leuC gene encoding 3-isopropylmalate dehydratase large subunit, yielding MSGKSIFDKLWDRHVITGQEGQPQLLYVDQHYIHEVTSPQAFDGLREAGRQVRRPELTFGTFDHNVPTVNIYDIRDVISKAQMDALARNVAEFGIPHAPHGSANQGIVHMVGPETGLTQPGKFIVCGDSHTATHGAFGAIAFGIGTTEVEHVFATQTLWQVKPKKLLVRFTGKPKKGIYSKDYVLALIAKYGVALGVGYVVEYVGEAIDALTMEERMTICNMSIEFGSKMGIMNPDQITFDYLADKEKRPKDFEVAVADWKTLVSDSDAVYDKVIEMDVSNLAPMVTWGTNPSMGVSFDETFPEVRDMNDERAYKYMNLQPGQSPKDIEIGYVFLGSCTNSRLSDLKVAAKIVEGKRVADHVTAIVVPGSRPVKSAAEALGLDKIFLEAGFEWRDPGCSMCLGMNPDKVPTGVHCASTSNRNFEDRQGVGSRTHLCSPAMAAAAAIAGRFVDVRDLEVV